The sequence cctctctttccttcgTTCATGTATGTAGTCACCTTCTCCGTTCTGTCCGTGATTCAtcgaggacgaagaggggtGATTGGGTGGCTCCTCTGGTACTAGGCCGAACCTATGCAAGTCGTATCTaccagatgacgatgactcAAGATGCTGATCGTCAACTATCTCTAGATCATGCAttctaccttttcctttcgATCTACCGGGTTTGATACTCTTCTTAGGTCCCATACCCATccccatatcatcttccctgATGAGTTCGTTGAAACTTTCATcgatggatggtgaaggtgtgtGATGTATGAGTTGACTCTGAGGGTGGACAAtcgaagtggaggtgaaCTGTCTCGTACGACGACAGCATACCAGCTTGTTTTGCTGATGTAAGAGCCTGGCAGGTCGAGGTAGCATAATGACAAGTACTTTTATAGTGAGCTATAGCACAAGAGGTACAAAGGTATAGGTGCAGCTCGATAGCTATGGCTAAGAGTGAATACTATAAAATATTAAAAGAGCAGAagcaagagaaagaagagaaagtgaaattcCAAAAACATCACTCGATGACATCTCCCAGTCGTTAAATATTTCAAAAATAACCGtatcacctccacctccactgaTGCAAGGAGACGAAACCCAAAAAGATGAAGGTCCGACGGGATTTGAACCCGCGACCGCTAGATAAACTCCAGTCAAGTTTTGTTCCGACCTCGAAGTCTAGAATGCTACCACTGCAACACAAACCCTTCAACCATGTTTTCTGACCTTGCGTGGCGGTTGTGTGATATGAGCGAACCTTCCTGGCGTTACAATTGTTTTTGTTCTTTCTGTGCTATGATCATGTCGGCGAATGGTTATCATCATCCGGATACCAGAGTTCAGAGGCTGGAGGTCATTACTAAATGATGAGCCGTCAGTAGCAGCCACATCTATGACCCTCTGTTGACATTATTAATCGAGAATGCTAAGAGATCTCCCAAAGGAAATCTAGCTGTGTTGCTGGCGAATTTCAAGCTTTATTTAAGGATTGATGATAATCGTACATGTGTATAGTATGGATGTTGTGTACAAAAAGTCGGTTGTATCATTATGAGAAAGGAACATGCGGGATTCGGATCTACGCTGCTTTGATTTGTCAGCCTTGATCGGTCTCAATTTACGAAAGAAATGATCACGAATTAACCCACCCGATGTATTTTTGTTACCCCTGTGGATCCTGCGCTGATCATTCACTTTTATAATATTCCTCCGTACTAAGAAAGCGAATTTTCTccattctcttctcgatGTAATCGCCTATACTAATTCCTTTGGAGATTTCATCGATAGGAGGCGTTCTAATCGGTACAGCGTTGAGCAATTCCTCTCGAATAGTTGACTTAGGTAAGCTTGAATGAAAAACTTCATGATATCGCATGGCGTTACTATCCGCGTGTTGATTGATCCCTTCAAAGCGATGGACCAGAATCATCTCAGCGTCTAGCGGTAAATAAGTTGATGTCTTGATCAAGGAGGTGCCAATCGCTTCATAAAGATCTGTCCGACCAGGAGGGAAAATCCATaccagcttcttcacctggtcTATTTTCGGTAACGAAAGGTACACCGGGTTCACGGAAGCTTGAGAGTCAGTAGGCGCTAACGGAATATTGACGGGTCCGTGATCCATTTCGAAAATCACAGTGGCTCGTTCTTCCAGAGACCTCAAAATGAAAAGGAATCGGGGTTGACGGAGACGGAGCCAAGTCAAGACTTTATGGACAATGGTCTCAAAAATGATTTTGGTAGGTTTCAtaaggttgatcatcgaaagaagacGCCATGGCAAAAGATAAGATCCACAAGCGATTCTGATGGTGCACAAGCCTGACGACTCCCATCCTTCACATACCTTGCTCAAGCTCCAGATGTCCCTGTTTCTTTCATTGCCTATAGTCATGATCTGAACATGTTTGAGCAGATCTTTCCTCCTGTTCTCTCCTTCTACACTAAATTGAGGAAGTAACATCCCTAAGTCTTGATCCGAGCGGAGGACGACATGGCTGTAAAGGATGGGTGTTGCTGCATGATGGAATTGTTTGGATGCTCTTGCACAAGAGGCGAGGTTGGATCGATCAGGTGTATCGAGGAATGACAGGATATGTGAGAGGACTTCAGAGGGAAGGATTGTGATTGGGGTATCCAGCTGTAAACGACACGAGAAGAAAGTCAGCCTCTGCATTGGCCGTCAAACATGAAAAGCGATGGCACGATACTAACAGACATGTTGATATCGGACCACTGGTCAACCGTCGTTGAGCTACAGTCCGTAAGATGGATTCGGTAGTCTTGTGGGtagaagagaggaggggTGAATAAAAGGAAGATgcaaaaaggaaaaggattCGAATTTAAAAGGGTCATGGGTCAGTGATCTGAGGTTTGGACATCCGTGCACGTGTATCAGTGTTGAATGGCAGGTGTAGGTCTGTGCGGTGAATAACAGTGTGACTATGGGTTACTCTTGATCCATACATGGTATACATCTATGTTACAACAAAATACCAAGAAACACATAGAGACACACCGCATGTGTCTGAGAAAATCAAGCGAAATGActatggaagaggaagtgacAATCAGCATATATCCATTACAGTCAAAAAGAAGGCAAGTCAGCGTTAAGACTCACATTCCTTCGACATTGAAAGCAGCCAATAATCTAACAGATCAATGCATCATGCTGTCAGTGCTAGTCACTTCGACGATCCGTGAGACTGGTTCACTCACTTTAACAagtcatccacatccatcctGGCAGCTCTATTATCCGCGTATCCAGAATCCAATAAAATCGTATCTATCTTTTCTCTAATAtcgaatccatcttcaatcatctACAACAAAACAACAGAATAAATTAGCTCAAATACCAGATAATATTCAGTATTCAGTGACGATGAAAGTCGAGAACTAAGTAATTCTCAATACTCACATGACCATTCTCAGCACACCAAGTTTTATAATTCCTCTCTATCAACTCTGCCACACCTTTCGCCTTGAAATTCGCTCTAACAGTCTTATTCATCCTACTGAAAATGACTCTATTCAATCCATCGAATTCTTCGAATTTAAccggtggaggtggatccCTTGGCATAATTCTCACTACGGACGATTCGACCTGTGGAGGCGGTCGGAAATTGCCTTTACCAACTTTCATTATATGTTCTACCCTCGCATAGAGTTGCACGTTGGCTGCGAGTCTACCCCACAACTTTGATCCCGCACTGGCGACTAGACGTAAAGCGAATTCACGTTGGAACATCAATACTGCGCAACGGGGGATAGGTCGATGAGATAGTAATTTAAATACTAGTGGTGAAGAGATCTaacgaaatcatcaaaagTATAAATACTTGGTAAAACATAAGTGAATTCAAGATTAAGTATGAACCCACCTGATAAGGAGTGTTGGATATACAAACGTCAAAATAAGGTAAATCCGCTTTCACgaaatcaccaatcatcACTTCTAATTTCTTCTGCTCGGGTCTAGATCAAGCGAGTGTACAGTGTCAGATGACAGTATGACCTGCACAGAGTGATCGCAATGCGAAGGGTCGACTTACTTCCCTAATACTCTTTTCTGCACCTCGGCAGCCATTCTAGGATCCATCTCGACAGCGACCACCTTGTTACAAGCAGCTAATATCCTGACCGTCAGATTACCCGTACCTGGACCAACTTCCAGTACAATATCGGTAGGTTTTAAATTGGCTTTATCTACTATCCTATATGTCCATTCGACAAAATGGTCAGCCAGGTATATCTTCGTTAatctatatcatatcaagcAAGAGAATAGGTCAAGAGGAATAGTCAAATTGAGCGCCCGGTATATATTGGGTTTCGGGCCTTTACACCATTTTGTTTATATTTGGTTTGGTAAGAAGACCGTCGTGTGTGATCATCATTTATGTTAATCTATTtaggagaggagaaggagatgaactATGTGAGGGGACGGAGATGTGCAGGTATCATGGTAACGGGATATGTTCACGCCTCTGAGTATCAATCACActtctcactcacccttgagCTACCAGAGGATTCGTCAAGATATGTTGACCGAATCTAGCCGTATCGAAAAGATGATTCCTCGCTCCTCCCGCTGCACCACCGGAAGCACCAGCCGCTGCAGAAGACGattcaccattcttcttaCTGGGCCGAGTGGCCGCTGAAGTAGGATTGACTCGGAATGTGGATGTCGTAGCTTTTGGCATACTGTCTGGATGATCGTGCTGGTATCGTATAGTATATAGCAAGTACAAATTGTGTCATATTCAAGCAACAGAGAGATAAAAATTCAGAAATTACAACAACGGATGATCTTCTGTTGACATGTCACGTGATCATATCTCACCAATGTCACGTGGGCCATTCTTGCGATGAACGATTGAGTATGTGACTTCTTGATCTCAGtagcaagatgaagacatGAATTTCATTGCATAGAATACAAAATTTTGCTTGAGTTATTGGGGTGAGAACAACAATAAGGACTGTGAGGTAGGACGGGAAAGATCGGAAGACTCGATACAAATTTGGATGAAAGAATATACAATTATGACCAAGCATCACATACCCTCCACCAAATTAAACGGAACGACCTAAGCCTTGATCTTGCCGATGACAGTATCGGGAGCGTACTTGCTGATAGCATTCGGAGGATGGATCATTGCGAATTCCCTATTGTGAAACAATCAGCAAGGTGACAGTGACTCAAAGTGCATCAAGCAACTTACTCGGTAGCGTCTCTTCCAGCATAAAGTAAGATCGCCTTGGCACCACCCGGATGGTCCGCTAAGAAATTGGTGACATCCAacacctcaccatcaatgatcacccaacaatcatcttccttgttATGTTTCccaacttcttcaacggTATATTCCCCTTTGGTCTTACCACCTGAtttttgcttttctttaGGTTCAGGTAATTTCTCTTGCTCAACTTGTGCTAAAGtcttatcaccttccttaGCAGGTTGAGAATTGGCTGGTACACTTGCATCCTGAGCTCCTTGTCGGGTGCCGTGAACTTCAGTTTGTTGGCCTCCAGCTCCGCCAGATGAGTACGATTGAGATCCCGAGTTATCGTTATCAGCCCATGAGAATTCAAGGTTGACGTTCTTGGAGTTTGGATCGACTCGTATCTTGGTTTCAAGCAAGTGGCCAGCGACGTTGGACAATCGATTGGCGGCTCGTTCGTTGGCCAAGGTAGAAAGGAGGTATGAAGATACAGCATCACCGGCAACTCGACCAAAGACGACACAACCGCTGAAGGATATCAAAACGTCAACATGACTTCTGGAAAACTGGATTGTCAACTCACAGAAGAGAACTGCCTCCCAATCGATTCGCACCATGCACACCACCTGCCAATTCACCACAAGCGTAAAGACCTGGGATAGGTTTAGCATTGGAGTCATGTACAGCAGAGTCCGTACCGATCTCGAGACCACCCATGGTGTAGTGAAGTACAGGTGTCTAGgtcaaagtcagcttgacgtGATTGCCAAAGTCGACTActagctcaccatcaaagcAACATGGTAGATATCGTCCATCTTGAAGTCACCTCCACTAAAGAACTGTCGTTGAATGTCAGCTAAATCATTGCTTCCCCTTGAAGTGGCTTACCTTCTTGCCAAATGGATCGGTTCCAGGGTTCTTAGCGTAGTGATTGTGCTCGTCAACTAGAATTCCACAGATCAGCTGAGTCTTCTCGGAATAGGGCCTGTATAGCTTACACgtcttcttcaaagcttcagGCTTGATACCCATCTCTTTAGCCAGCTCTTCACCACTGTTGAACTTCTTCATAAGCCCTCGACCAACGTAATGCTTGCAGTGCCATTCGATCTCCTTACTGGACTGGCCGTTGAGGATAAGTCGGATGGGGAACTGCATTTGTATTTGTAAGCTCAAGTATTCAGCAATGAGATGGGAGCGTGAGCTTACTTTGTTATTCTCCCACATCTTCCCAGTCACAAAGTCTCGATGTTGCAGTTCATCCACAAATCGACTGCCGGTGTTATCGATAAGAAGACCACCAACACCTCGAAGAGCTTCCGCAGCAAGGAATTTGACCTGTGAATGAACGCTGATTCAGCTTTATCACGAGAAAACGAAGTGAACGGCAGACGAACCTTGGCATTAGGTTCTTTCGGGTCAACAAGACCAGTAGGGTGCACTTGGACTTTCTCAAGATCTATACCCTTGGCACCGATGGCCATGGCCATCTTGTGCCCATCACCGGTACAATGATCACCATTGGTCGTGGGCTGCGGACAGGGCCGAGAGTCAGCATCGATTGGTACAAATCGGCTTTACACGAGTCAGCTTACTCACCAAATCGTAATACTCTGGTCTATGTTTCTTGAGCAAAGAGTCGCCAGTGAAGTCGGCAGCGTAACCACCAGTGGCAAGGATGACGGGACCTTGTTCGGTGAACTGGCGATAAGGACATACAATTAGCTTTTCGAGACGATGATTGTGCTACAGGAGGATGTCGACATACTCTTTGTCCATCTTTTTCATACTCGACTCCAACGACCTTATCACCCTCGTTCAATAATTTGGTCactttagctttcttcaataCCTTGACTCTATCAGGTGTACTCTCAGCCAAATCTTCGAGCTAAACACATACCACAAACGTCAGTCAATGGACACGTGAGCATCTAGGGAACAACTGGCCTTTTCCATAAGAGCATAAGTGATGGTCATACCAGGGAACTGTTGACCACCTCTATGTGTTCGCTTCTCAGAATGACCACCAAGTCTGGATACTTTTGATAAATCCAAGTTGAACTTTTCTACCAGCCAGTTGACCGCATCGCCGGATTTGTAAGTTAATACTTTGATGAGGTCATCTCGGGCGAGATCTCTTGCTGATTTCTTGGTATCGGCGAAACTGAAGTGCAGGAACAAGACGAAGAACAGTCAATATCCAAGTCATCTTTATTTTGTCATAAATTGCACTCACAATTTTGCTGATGTGTCTGGTATACCGAGGGTCTGTCATGAGATATATTGTCAGTtctgatcattgatcagtaCTATCACTTGAGTTGACATACTTGTTGTGCCTACGAAAACCACTGTAAGCTATATCACAGTCAAACTCTAAGATGACTAGCTTACCTGTGTACCAGCACCGTTGATACCACTAGTAGCTTTGGTTGAGTTGCCCTACCCATCattcgatatcagctatacGATCACCTCGAGTACGGGCAGGGGACAGAAGAGCTGAACTTACTCCCATGAAACTGTTCTTGTCGAGAAGTATCTGTGGTAAGAGACATCTTTGTCAGTCACTACTATCTGGTACATGAGAAAATGTGATACTGACCACATTGCCACCTCTTTCCAAGACGGTATGAGCGGCGGACAGACCTGACAGACCACCTCCGACAATGATGACTTTGACGTTGGATGACATTTTGGGTATGCGATGAAAGACTATCAcaaaaagagagaagaaggccGATTGATTCCACTACGTAGAAGAGAGCGGGTTGGgataagaaaggaaagagaagaaaaagatagAAATGAAAAGATCTGATCTGGATTGGATTGACTTTATGAATAGGATCGAAAGTGATTCGTCAGTCTGCTGTGTCGCTGTGTTTATATTGACTGTGACTGTGAGCAA comes from Kwoniella mangroviensis CBS 8507 chromosome 2, whole genome shotgun sequence and encodes:
- a CDS encoding dimethyladenosine transferase, producing the protein MPKATTSTFRVNPTSAATRPSKKNGESSSAAAGASGGAAGGARNHLFDTARFGQHILTNPLVAQGIVDKANLKPTDIVLEVGPGTGNLTVRILAACNKVVAVEMDPRMAAEVQKRVLGKPEQKKLEVMIGDFVKADLPYFDVCISNTPYQISSPLVFKLLSHRPIPRCAVLMFQREFALRLVASAGSKLWGRLAANVQLYARVEHIMKVGKGNFRPPPQVESSVVRIMPRDPPPPVKFEEFDGLNRVIFSRMNKTVRANFKAKGVAELIERNYKTWCAENGHMIEDGFDIREKIDTILLDSGYADNRAARMDVDDLLKLLAAFNVEGM